A region from the Mya arenaria isolate MELC-2E11 chromosome 2, ASM2691426v1 genome encodes:
- the LOC128207671 gene encoding glutaminase kidney isoform, mitochondrial-like isoform X1, with amino-acid sequence MEPNPKLLKRRPSNLKEWQEGLEELLASGMEDFEEKLFSFLCDHNHLVSIDRFKNLLDETGLREMDFRLRETMRKFRAVLERQLTDEHELRGLVDKDTFIDCVSDNIVVISKALTSQFVIPEFKTFTDIIDTIYETCKDNDSGLPAQYIPQLARVDPSHWGVSICTIDGQRYDLGETSTPFCMQSVVKPLNYALTLNDLSSEVVHQYVGQEPSGRSFNELTLDYQHKPHNPMINAGAIVTAGLLKKGLVIADRFDYPPKEGEPDMRYTKQAMDQFKRLSGQEHIAFNNSVYLSERATADRNFALGYYMRENKCFPPEADLVETLEFYFQLCSVEITAESGAVIAATLANGGICPTTGDRVLDSDAVRNTLSLMHSCGMYDYSGQFAFKVGLPAKSGVAGGVMLVVPNLMGIFTWSPPLDQWGNSSRGVQFCEELVGNFNFHNYDNLRHTSRKYDPRGRAVESKAQDVVNLLFSAYNGDVTAMRRYALLGMDMSLADYDGRTALHLASAEGHEPIVRFLLEKCNVSSYLRDRWGFTPYHDAKRFKHDAVSEVLLEHMKTTAPKDAPFSIQDIDKGLHNMHL; translated from the exons ATGGAGCCTAACCCGAAGCTATTGAAGCGACGGCCCTCCAACCTCAAGGAATGGCAGGAGGGGCTCGA GGAGCTTCTGGCATCTGGGATGGAGGACTTCGAGGAGAAACTGTTCTCGTTCCTGTGCGACCACAACCACCTCGTCTCCATAGACAGGTTTAAGAAC CTTTTGGATGAGACGGGCCTGCGGGAGATGGACTTCCGGCTGCGCGAGACGATGCGCAAGTTCCGGGCGGTTCTGGAGCGGCAGCTGACGGACGAGCACGAGCTTCGTGGCCTTGTTGACAAAGATACATTCATCGA CTGCGTATCTGACAACATCGTGGTGATCTCAAAGGCGCTCACGAGCCAATTCGTCATCCCGGAGTTCAAGACTTTCACCGACATCATCGACACCATCTATGAAACGTGCAAGGATAACGACAGCGGACTG CCCGCTCAGTACATCCCCCAGCTGGCCCGGGTCGACCCCTCACACTGGGGCGTGTCCATCTGCACCATCGACGGACAGAG GTACGACCTTGGAGAGACGAGCACGCCTTTCTGTATGCAGTCGGTGGTCAAACCTCTTAACTACGCACTCACGCTCAACGACCTGTCCTCGGAAGTCGTCCACCAGTACGTGGGCCAGGAACCCAGCGGTCGCTCATTCAATGAGCTCACTCTCGACTACCAAC ATAAACCGCATAACCCGATGATCAACGCCGGAGCGATAGTGACGGCCGGGCTCCTCAAGAAAGGCTTGGTGATCGCTGACCGTTTTGACTAT CCCCCAAAAGAGGGTGAGCCCGATATGCGATATACAAAACAG GCGATGGACCAGTTCAAGCGGCTGAGCGGCCAGGAACACATCGCCTTCAACAACTCAGT GTATCTGTCGGAGCGAGCCACAGCGGACAGAAACTTCGCTCTTGGCTACTACATGAGGGAGAACAAG TGCTTCCCTCCTGAGGCGGACCTCGTGGAGACACTCGAGTTCTACTTCCAG CTGTGTTCAGTTGAGATAACGGCCGAGTCCGGGGCGGTCATTGCGGCCACGCTGGCTAACGGCGGCATCTGCCCGACCACAGGGGATCGTGTGCTCGATTCTGACGCCGTACGGAACACACTGTCGCTCATGCACTCCTGTGGCATGTACGACTACTCCGGACAGTTCGCCTTTAAG gTTGGTCTGCCGGCGAAGTCTGGCGTGGCCGGGGGTGTTATGTTGGTTGTGCCCAACCTGATGGGAATCTTCACTTGGTCTCCGCCTCTCGACCAGTGGGGGAACAGCTCCCGGGGCGTGCAGTTCTGTGAG GAGCTGGTTGGTAACTTCAACTTTCACAACTACGACAACCTGCGCCACACGAGCCGGAAGTACGATCCCAGGGGCCGCGCCGTAGAGTCTAAGGCCCAGGATGTCGTCAACCTGCTTTTCAGCGCCTACAACGGTGACGTCACCGCAATGCGAAG GTACGCATTGCTGGGCATGGACATGTCACTGGCTGACTATGACGGGCGGACAGCGCTCCATCTGGCATCTGCCGAGGGGCACGAGCCAATTGTACGCTTCCTGCTCGAGAAATGTAATGTTAGTTCCTACCTCAGAGACAG ATGGGGGTTCACGCCCTACCATGACGCGAAGCGGTTCAAACACGATGCGGTTTCCGAAGTCCTCTTGGAGCACATGAAGACAACGGCTCCCAAAGACGCCCCATTCAGTATCCAGGACATCGACAAGGGTCTACACAATATGCACCTGTAA
- the LOC128207671 gene encoding glutaminase kidney isoform, mitochondrial-like isoform X2 yields the protein MEPNPKLLKRRPSNLKEWQEGLEELLASGMEDFEEKLFSFLCDHNHLVSIDRFKNLLDETGLREMDFRLRETMRKFRAVLERQLTDEHELRGLVDKDTFIDCVSDNIVVISKALTSQFVIPEFKTFTDIIDTIYETCKDNDSGLPAQYIPQLARVDPSHWGVSICTIDGQRYDLGETSTPFCMQSVVKPLNYALTLNDLSSEVVHQYVGQEPSGRSFNELTLDYQHKPHNPMINAGAIVTAGLLKKGLVIADRFDYAMDQFKRLSGQEHIAFNNSVYLSERATADRNFALGYYMRENKCFPPEADLVETLEFYFQLCSVEITAESGAVIAATLANGGICPTTGDRVLDSDAVRNTLSLMHSCGMYDYSGQFAFKVGLPAKSGVAGGVMLVVPNLMGIFTWSPPLDQWGNSSRGVQFCEELVGNFNFHNYDNLRHTSRKYDPRGRAVESKAQDVVNLLFSAYNGDVTAMRRYALLGMDMSLADYDGRTALHLASAEGHEPIVRFLLEKCNVSSYLRDRWGFTPYHDAKRFKHDAVSEVLLEHMKTTAPKDAPFSIQDIDKGLHNMHL from the exons ATGGAGCCTAACCCGAAGCTATTGAAGCGACGGCCCTCCAACCTCAAGGAATGGCAGGAGGGGCTCGA GGAGCTTCTGGCATCTGGGATGGAGGACTTCGAGGAGAAACTGTTCTCGTTCCTGTGCGACCACAACCACCTCGTCTCCATAGACAGGTTTAAGAAC CTTTTGGATGAGACGGGCCTGCGGGAGATGGACTTCCGGCTGCGCGAGACGATGCGCAAGTTCCGGGCGGTTCTGGAGCGGCAGCTGACGGACGAGCACGAGCTTCGTGGCCTTGTTGACAAAGATACATTCATCGA CTGCGTATCTGACAACATCGTGGTGATCTCAAAGGCGCTCACGAGCCAATTCGTCATCCCGGAGTTCAAGACTTTCACCGACATCATCGACACCATCTATGAAACGTGCAAGGATAACGACAGCGGACTG CCCGCTCAGTACATCCCCCAGCTGGCCCGGGTCGACCCCTCACACTGGGGCGTGTCCATCTGCACCATCGACGGACAGAG GTACGACCTTGGAGAGACGAGCACGCCTTTCTGTATGCAGTCGGTGGTCAAACCTCTTAACTACGCACTCACGCTCAACGACCTGTCCTCGGAAGTCGTCCACCAGTACGTGGGCCAGGAACCCAGCGGTCGCTCATTCAATGAGCTCACTCTCGACTACCAAC ATAAACCGCATAACCCGATGATCAACGCCGGAGCGATAGTGACGGCCGGGCTCCTCAAGAAAGGCTTGGTGATCGCTGACCGTTTTGACTAT GCGATGGACCAGTTCAAGCGGCTGAGCGGCCAGGAACACATCGCCTTCAACAACTCAGT GTATCTGTCGGAGCGAGCCACAGCGGACAGAAACTTCGCTCTTGGCTACTACATGAGGGAGAACAAG TGCTTCCCTCCTGAGGCGGACCTCGTGGAGACACTCGAGTTCTACTTCCAG CTGTGTTCAGTTGAGATAACGGCCGAGTCCGGGGCGGTCATTGCGGCCACGCTGGCTAACGGCGGCATCTGCCCGACCACAGGGGATCGTGTGCTCGATTCTGACGCCGTACGGAACACACTGTCGCTCATGCACTCCTGTGGCATGTACGACTACTCCGGACAGTTCGCCTTTAAG gTTGGTCTGCCGGCGAAGTCTGGCGTGGCCGGGGGTGTTATGTTGGTTGTGCCCAACCTGATGGGAATCTTCACTTGGTCTCCGCCTCTCGACCAGTGGGGGAACAGCTCCCGGGGCGTGCAGTTCTGTGAG GAGCTGGTTGGTAACTTCAACTTTCACAACTACGACAACCTGCGCCACACGAGCCGGAAGTACGATCCCAGGGGCCGCGCCGTAGAGTCTAAGGCCCAGGATGTCGTCAACCTGCTTTTCAGCGCCTACAACGGTGACGTCACCGCAATGCGAAG GTACGCATTGCTGGGCATGGACATGTCACTGGCTGACTATGACGGGCGGACAGCGCTCCATCTGGCATCTGCCGAGGGGCACGAGCCAATTGTACGCTTCCTGCTCGAGAAATGTAATGTTAGTTCCTACCTCAGAGACAG ATGGGGGTTCACGCCCTACCATGACGCGAAGCGGTTCAAACACGATGCGGTTTCCGAAGTCCTCTTGGAGCACATGAAGACAACGGCTCCCAAAGACGCCCCATTCAGTATCCAGGACATCGACAAGGGTCTACACAATATGCACCTGTAA
- the LOC128207671 gene encoding glutaminase kidney isoform, mitochondrial-like isoform X3, whose amino-acid sequence MAYQRNIKELLASGMEDFEEKLFSFLCDHNHLVSIDRFKNLLDETGLREMDFRLRETMRKFRAVLERQLTDEHELRGLVDKDTFIDCVSDNIVVISKALTSQFVIPEFKTFTDIIDTIYETCKDNDSGLPAQYIPQLARVDPSHWGVSICTIDGQRYDLGETSTPFCMQSVVKPLNYALTLNDLSSEVVHQYVGQEPSGRSFNELTLDYQHKPHNPMINAGAIVTAGLLKKGLVIADRFDYPPKEGEPDMRYTKQAMDQFKRLSGQEHIAFNNSVYLSERATADRNFALGYYMRENKCFPPEADLVETLEFYFQLCSVEITAESGAVIAATLANGGICPTTGDRVLDSDAVRNTLSLMHSCGMYDYSGQFAFKVGLPAKSGVAGGVMLVVPNLMGIFTWSPPLDQWGNSSRGVQFCEELVGNFNFHNYDNLRHTSRKYDPRGRAVESKAQDVVNLLFSAYNGDVTAMRRYALLGMDMSLADYDGRTALHLASAEGHEPIVRFLLEKCNVSSYLRDRWGFTPYHDAKRFKHDAVSEVLLEHMKTTAPKDAPFSIQDIDKGLHNMHL is encoded by the exons ATGGCTTATCAGCGAAACATCAA GGAGCTTCTGGCATCTGGGATGGAGGACTTCGAGGAGAAACTGTTCTCGTTCCTGTGCGACCACAACCACCTCGTCTCCATAGACAGGTTTAAGAAC CTTTTGGATGAGACGGGCCTGCGGGAGATGGACTTCCGGCTGCGCGAGACGATGCGCAAGTTCCGGGCGGTTCTGGAGCGGCAGCTGACGGACGAGCACGAGCTTCGTGGCCTTGTTGACAAAGATACATTCATCGA CTGCGTATCTGACAACATCGTGGTGATCTCAAAGGCGCTCACGAGCCAATTCGTCATCCCGGAGTTCAAGACTTTCACCGACATCATCGACACCATCTATGAAACGTGCAAGGATAACGACAGCGGACTG CCCGCTCAGTACATCCCCCAGCTGGCCCGGGTCGACCCCTCACACTGGGGCGTGTCCATCTGCACCATCGACGGACAGAG GTACGACCTTGGAGAGACGAGCACGCCTTTCTGTATGCAGTCGGTGGTCAAACCTCTTAACTACGCACTCACGCTCAACGACCTGTCCTCGGAAGTCGTCCACCAGTACGTGGGCCAGGAACCCAGCGGTCGCTCATTCAATGAGCTCACTCTCGACTACCAAC ATAAACCGCATAACCCGATGATCAACGCCGGAGCGATAGTGACGGCCGGGCTCCTCAAGAAAGGCTTGGTGATCGCTGACCGTTTTGACTAT CCCCCAAAAGAGGGTGAGCCCGATATGCGATATACAAAACAG GCGATGGACCAGTTCAAGCGGCTGAGCGGCCAGGAACACATCGCCTTCAACAACTCAGT GTATCTGTCGGAGCGAGCCACAGCGGACAGAAACTTCGCTCTTGGCTACTACATGAGGGAGAACAAG TGCTTCCCTCCTGAGGCGGACCTCGTGGAGACACTCGAGTTCTACTTCCAG CTGTGTTCAGTTGAGATAACGGCCGAGTCCGGGGCGGTCATTGCGGCCACGCTGGCTAACGGCGGCATCTGCCCGACCACAGGGGATCGTGTGCTCGATTCTGACGCCGTACGGAACACACTGTCGCTCATGCACTCCTGTGGCATGTACGACTACTCCGGACAGTTCGCCTTTAAG gTTGGTCTGCCGGCGAAGTCTGGCGTGGCCGGGGGTGTTATGTTGGTTGTGCCCAACCTGATGGGAATCTTCACTTGGTCTCCGCCTCTCGACCAGTGGGGGAACAGCTCCCGGGGCGTGCAGTTCTGTGAG GAGCTGGTTGGTAACTTCAACTTTCACAACTACGACAACCTGCGCCACACGAGCCGGAAGTACGATCCCAGGGGCCGCGCCGTAGAGTCTAAGGCCCAGGATGTCGTCAACCTGCTTTTCAGCGCCTACAACGGTGACGTCACCGCAATGCGAAG GTACGCATTGCTGGGCATGGACATGTCACTGGCTGACTATGACGGGCGGACAGCGCTCCATCTGGCATCTGCCGAGGGGCACGAGCCAATTGTACGCTTCCTGCTCGAGAAATGTAATGTTAGTTCCTACCTCAGAGACAG ATGGGGGTTCACGCCCTACCATGACGCGAAGCGGTTCAAACACGATGCGGTTTCCGAAGTCCTCTTGGAGCACATGAAGACAACGGCTCCCAAAGACGCCCCATTCAGTATCCAGGACATCGACAAGGGTCTACACAATATGCACCTGTAA